CCGCTCGTTGAGCTGAAACACGATCGGTTTGATCTCCCTCGTCGGCATCAGCTTTTGCAAATCCTTTTTCGTCACGAGCTCCGTCAGCCGATGCTCGTATACGATGCCCGGCGTATCGATGATCGAGGAGCCGTCGTCAATCGGGATGCGGACCGCATCGAGCGTCGTCCCCGGATATTGCGAAACCGTCAGCTCGTTATCCAGATCGCTGTAATCGCGGATCAAGCGGTTGATCAGCGTCGATTTGCCGACGTTGGTCGAACCTACGACATAGATGTCGCGGCCGTTCCGATGTTGATCCAGCGCCGCAAGCACCCGGTCGAAGCCGACGTTTTGCTTCGCCGAGCAAAGCACGACCTCCACGACCTTCAGCCCTTGCTCCTTGGCCTGCCGCTGAACCCAATTGACGATCTTATTATGGTTCACGAGCTTCGGCAGCAAATCGATTTTGTTCACGACCAGCACTACCGGATTGCCCCCGATAAACCTCTGTAAGCCGCTGATCAGGCTGCCTTCGAAATCGAAAATGTCGACGATATGCACGACAAGCGATTTCGTGTTGCCGACCTGATTCAGCAGCCGCAAAAATTCATTTTGATCGACCGTGAGCGTAGACGCCTCGTTATAGTTTTTAATGCGGAAGCAGCGCTGGCAAATGACCGGATCCCGCTCAAGAGCCGCGGCCGGTACATAACCGACCTTGTCCGACCTCTCCGTTTGCAGCTTGACGCCGCAGCCGGCGCATTGCGACGGGTGTGTGTTCGTTTCCGTCATGATAAATCCTGCCTTTTCATAAAAGATAATGCAGCCCTCTCCAGGCGGCGGTTCACCATTTTCGTGAAAAACCCTTCGTCCGCCGGGGAAATCGGCTGAA
The window above is part of the Paenibacillus hamazuiensis genome. Proteins encoded here:
- the yqeH gene encoding ribosome biogenesis GTPase YqeH gives rise to the protein MTETNTHPSQCAGCGVKLQTERSDKVGYVPAAALERDPVICQRCFRIKNYNEASTLTVDQNEFLRLLNQVGNTKSLVVHIVDIFDFEGSLISGLQRFIGGNPVVLVVNKIDLLPKLVNHNKIVNWVQRQAKEQGLKVVEVVLCSAKQNVGFDRVLAALDQHRNGRDIYVVGSTNVGKSTLINRLIRDYSDLDNELTVSQYPGTTLDAVRIPIDDGSSIIDTPGIVYEHRLTELVTKKDLQKLMPTREIKPIVFQLNERQSIFFGALARFDFVQGERQSFTFYASNALDLHRTKLEKADQLYEEHKGELLAPPSKEDLDKLPKWTKHAIRIPRGGQKDVYISGLGWVKANAEVGAEIVVHAPKGVKVIMRESLI